From Rutidosis leptorrhynchoides isolate AG116_Rl617_1_P2 chromosome 3, CSIRO_AGI_Rlap_v1, whole genome shotgun sequence, a single genomic window includes:
- the LOC139896006 gene encoding mitochondrial acidic protein mam33-like, which yields MWRTAIIRATGAIRSPTRTIISAPFRHYSSGSSNSSPSTVVNSTILRSLKEHYTEVSKMAPPPKVSPPAEFTVVKGALESGGPVLKRTYGDEEISISVMRMVNILPGVDPAEIDADDEINQLFLHADVSKPGQDYVLHFLCGLYPDALGIHSVSLRHKQETSGLLEAPSKYNGPSFEALDDRMRDAFHGYIEERGINDSLFPFLQAWLYVKDHRSLMHWFKSVGTCVKISK from the exons ATGTGGAGAACAGCTATTATACGCGCTACCGGTGCTATTCGTTCGCCGACACGAACCATCATCAGTGCACCGTTCCGCCACTATTCGTCCGGCAGCAGCAACTCTTCACCTTCTACGGTGGTTAATTCAACGATCCTTCGTTCTCTTAAAGAACACTACACCGAAGTCTCCAAAATGGCCCCTCCCCCT AAAGTGAGCCCACCTGCAGAATTTACAGTGGTGAAAGGGGCACTTGAAAGCGGTGGACCGGTTTTGAAACGGACATATGGAGACGAGGAGATTAGTATATCCGTAATGCGAATGGTTAATATTCTTCCAGGAGTTGATCCTGCTGAAATTGATGCTGATGATGAGATCAATCAGTTGTTTCTTCATGCTGATGTGTCGAAACCTGGCCAAGATTACGTGTTGCATTTTTTGTGTGGGCTGTATCCAGATGCTTTAGGAATTCATTCTGTTTCGTTAAGACATAAGCAAGAAACTTCAGGGCTTCTTGAAGCTCCATCTAAGTACAACGGTCCTAGTTTTGA AGCCCTTGATGATAGAATGAGGGATGCGTTTCATGGTTACATTGAAGAGAGAGGTATAAACGATAGTCTATTTCCTTTCTTACAAGCATGGCTTTATGTTAAGGATCATCGTAGTCTTATGCACTGGTTCAAATCTGTCGGGACATGTGTTAAGATAAGCAAGTAA
- the LOC139896007 gene encoding F-box/FBD/LRR-repeat protein At1g13570-like, with translation MMETQSPSSDIISSLPQNIIEYILTLMPIRDALRTSILSKRWRHCWMTMPILVFDYNLVQAFTYRGRLVKHKVVNAILHVLLMHIGPLLEFELSVDIFMKTELCQILLYLSRTNVQDLSISASDIFHNLPTSFFSLHGLETLALINCDFQPPVTFNGFRKLKKMSLINVTDEVLQYLLSNCPLLETIELDLHVGRMLNKLPTLVHLKCVRLHVCLKEHNVISSVLCIIMSSPNLKTLKLRMDDDEKLQTHESSIKFDDLQNDSSLTLDHLQHFDVLNFRNIVYGMEFVKLIMAKSHVLKKARIWLNPRVPIYQELKILRDMNRFPRASPSAELIIEKPVLHEWPYCD, from the exons ATGATGGAAACTCAATCCCCAAGTTCAGATATAATCAGCTCCCTTCCTCAAAACATAATTGAATACATCTTAACTCTTATGCCAATCCGAGATGCATTGAGAACGAGCATTTTGTCAAAGAGATGGAGGCATTGTTGGATGACTATGCCCAtacttgtatttgattataatctgGTTCAAGCGTTTACTTATCGTGGACGTTTGGTTAAACATAAGGTTGTCAATGCAATCCTTCATGTTTTGTTAATGCACATTGGTCCGTTACTAGAGTTCGAGCTTTCTGTAGACATATTCATGAAAACTGAGCTTTGCCAGATCCTACTTTATCTTTCAAGAACTAATGTGCAAGATTTGTCCATTTCTGCTTCTGATATCTTCCACAATCTACCCACTTCGTTCTTTTCATTGCACGGATTAGAAACTTTAGCCCTAATAAATTGTGATTTTCAACCTCCAGTGACATTTAATGGGTTTAGAAAGTTGAAGAAAATGTCCTTAATTAATGTTACTGATGAAGTGCTTCAGTATCTGCTCTCGAATTGCCCACTACTTGAGACAATCGAATTG GACTTGCATGTAGGTCGTATGCTAAATAAACTTCCAACTTTGGTTCACCTCAAATGTGTTCGGTTGCATGTGTGTCTAAAGGAGCATAATGTCATTTCATCTGTCCTTTGCATAATCATGAGCTCCCCAAATCTAAAGACACTTAAATTGCGG atggatgatgatgaaaaGTTGCAGACACATGAAAGTTCCATTAAGTTTGATGACCTCCAAAACGATTCGAGTTTGACCTTAGATCATCTTCAGCATTTTGATGTACTAAATTTTAGAAACATTGTATATGGGATGGAATTTGTGAAACTCATCATGGCTAAGTCACATGTACTAAAGAAAGCACGAATTTGGCTTAACCCTAGGGTTCCTATTTACCAAGAACTGAAGATTCTTAGAGATATGAATCGTTTTCCACGTGCATCTCCTTCGGCAGAACTAATCATTGAAAAGCCAGTTCTTCACGAATG GCCCTATTGCGATTAA